The Methylomonas montana genome has a window encoding:
- a CDS encoding TonB-dependent siderophore receptor, which yields MTFMMKRLAAVAVALISAPAYAEDGKHHFNIPAQSLASALQQLANQSGAAMLYAEQSAAGKTSPALSGDYTVAEAVRKLLAGSGLTFSINADGTVTLKPAGSDSGASMLNAVTVVGKAAYDATDPYNPDYNRPNDTTATKTDTPIMETPISVQVVPKAVLADKQVMTLPDAVNGHVSGVLGRTGGGFLYDNFIIRGLAGSGFGDAYRNGLFNRQDIYDIANIEQIEILKGPAAVLYGRIEPGGLVNYVTKKPRDTPYYSLQQQFGSYDQYRTLVDATGPIDDNKTLLYRVNGSYTDNQSFREFVGNERFFVAPVVTWRPNEKFETNLELEYKHDNFNADFGIPAIGDRPAPIPITRSLKDGFQRQTVESTLVGFDWTYHFNDDWKITQRYLFKDWSLSGPAIFNGGLQANNRILNRSASVGVQDVMTHSGNIDLNGKFEILGSKHNLLVGVDGFHATTEAPSANGSTASIDIYNPVYGRVDFAALSTYDRFFYRSESWVGAYAQDQITLFDKLHILLGGRYDNVTTGAIASTASIDAAKAARVEREDNAFSPRTGILYQVQDWLSVYGSYTKSFSSNNGVSVGGTSFEPQIGKQYEIGLKTESQDKRFSSTLAFFHLTKSNLLTDDPNQANPDYQILAGKIRSKGIELDLAGQITDQLHLLGTYAYTQVNYVQSFSGLRGNRLENVPEHQGSLWGTWQFNDAFKAGLGAVAIGSRPCDTANTCSLPGYARLDAMAAYSPRIGQHRLTLQLNINNLLDKDYYANTSGGRNTSIPGSPISVLGSLKYEF from the coding sequence ATGACATTTATGATGAAACGGTTGGCGGCCGTCGCCGTCGCGCTGATTTCGGCGCCAGCCTACGCCGAGGATGGCAAACATCACTTCAACATCCCGGCGCAAAGTTTGGCGTCGGCATTGCAACAACTGGCCAACCAATCCGGCGCGGCGATGCTCTATGCGGAGCAATCCGCCGCCGGCAAAACCAGCCCGGCGCTATCCGGCGATTACACCGTCGCGGAAGCCGTCCGCAAATTGCTAGCCGGCAGCGGTTTGACTTTCAGCATCAACGCCGACGGCACTGTGACGCTAAAACCAGCCGGCAGCGACAGCGGCGCATCGATGCTAAACGCCGTCACGGTGGTCGGCAAAGCCGCCTACGATGCCACCGATCCGTATAACCCGGATTACAACCGTCCCAATGACACGACGGCCACCAAGACCGATACGCCTATCATGGAAACGCCGATTTCGGTTCAGGTCGTGCCTAAGGCGGTGCTGGCCGACAAACAGGTGATGACCTTGCCCGATGCGGTCAACGGCCATGTCAGCGGCGTATTGGGCCGCACCGGCGGCGGTTTTCTGTACGACAATTTCATTATCCGCGGCCTGGCGGGCTCCGGTTTTGGCGATGCCTATCGCAACGGTTTGTTCAACCGCCAGGATATTTACGACATCGCCAACATTGAGCAGATTGAAATCCTCAAGGGACCGGCGGCGGTACTGTATGGCCGCATCGAGCCGGGCGGTTTGGTTAACTATGTCACCAAGAAACCGCGCGATACGCCTTACTATTCACTGCAACAGCAGTTCGGCTCTTACGACCAATACCGCACCTTGGTCGATGCCACCGGGCCGATTGACGACAACAAGACCCTGCTTTACCGAGTAAACGGCTCTTATACGGATAATCAATCGTTCAGGGAATTTGTCGGCAACGAGCGGTTCTTTGTCGCACCGGTGGTCACTTGGCGACCGAACGAAAAATTCGAGACCAATCTCGAGCTGGAATACAAGCATGATAACTTTAACGCCGATTTTGGCATTCCCGCCATTGGCGACCGCCCGGCACCTATTCCAATCACGCGCAGTCTAAAGGACGGCTTTCAGCGCCAAACCGTGGAAAGTACCCTGGTCGGTTTCGATTGGACATACCACTTTAACGATGATTGGAAAATCACCCAGCGCTACCTGTTTAAGGATTGGTCGCTAAGTGGTCCAGCCATTTTCAACGGCGGTTTACAGGCTAACAACCGCATACTTAATCGTTCGGCCTCGGTGGGCGTGCAAGATGTGATGACGCATTCCGGCAATATCGATTTGAACGGCAAATTCGAAATATTGGGCAGCAAGCATAATCTGTTGGTCGGCGTCGACGGCTTCCACGCCACGACCGAGGCACCGTCCGCAAACGGTTCAACAGCTTCTATCGATATATACAATCCGGTTTATGGGCGAGTAGATTTTGCCGCCTTGTCCACCTACGACAGATTCTTTTATCGCTCGGAATCCTGGGTGGGCGCGTACGCTCAGGATCAGATAACGCTGTTTGATAAGCTACATATTTTGTTGGGAGGCCGCTACGACAATGTCACTACCGGCGCTATCGCCTCGACTGCATCCATTGACGCAGCCAAAGCAGCGCGCGTGGAACGGGAAGACAATGCGTTTAGTCCGCGAACCGGTATTCTTTACCAAGTCCAGGATTGGCTGTCGGTTTACGGCAGTTACACCAAGTCTTTCAGCTCCAATAACGGCGTGAGTGTCGGAGGCACAAGTTTTGAGCCGCAGATAGGCAAGCAATACGAAATCGGCCTTAAGACAGAGTCGCAGGACAAACGCTTTTCATCGACCCTGGCGTTTTTCCATTTAACCAAAAGCAATCTGCTAACCGACGACCCCAACCAAGCCAATCCCGACTATCAAATTCTGGCCGGAAAAATCCGTAGCAAAGGCATCGAACTGGACCTGGCCGGGCAAATTACCGATCAACTGCATTTGTTGGGTACGTATGCCTATACCCAGGTTAATTATGTGCAAAGCTTCAGCGGGCTGAGAGGCAATCGGTTGGAGAATGTTCCCGAGCACCAAGGCAGTCTATGGGGCACCTGGCAATTTAACGATGCCTTTAAAGCGGGTTTAGGTGCGGTAGCCATCGGTAGCCGTCCATGCGATACCGCCAATACCTGCTCCTTGCCCGGGTATGCGCGGCTGGATGCGATGGCGGCTTACAGTCCCCGTATCGGTCAGCACAGGCTGACGCTGCAATTGAACATCAACAACCTGTTGGACAAGGACTATTACGCAAACACCTCCGGTGGACGCAACACCAGCATTCCCGGTTCACCCATCAGCGTATTGGGTTCGTTGAAATATGAGTTCTAA
- a CDS encoding DUF3016 domain-containing protein, giving the protein MSRFPAKLLLMLIAVLTGSPVSAEITVRFVPTDQYTDLAIGGSSTAAVQDDLLKQFEKHFKQLAERYLPGGDKLEIVVQDIDMAGATEPWRAPNLNDTRFLRDIYPPRISLHYLWYDKAGGLKADQQEKLSDLNYLMLLDSAYYTNNDPLRYEKALLDRWFRRTFSSPERPKK; this is encoded by the coding sequence ATGTCAAGATTTCCCGCTAAGCTACTGTTAATGCTAATCGCAGTATTGACCGGTTCGCCGGTAAGCGCCGAAATCACGGTCCGCTTCGTGCCAACCGACCAATACACCGACCTCGCCATCGGCGGCTCTTCCACTGCCGCCGTTCAAGACGATCTGCTGAAACAGTTTGAAAAGCACTTTAAACAGCTAGCCGAACGCTATTTACCAGGGGGTGACAAGCTGGAAATCGTGGTTCAGGACATCGACATGGCCGGCGCAACTGAGCCTTGGCGCGCACCCAATTTGAACGATACCCGCTTCCTCCGCGATATTTATCCGCCACGGATTTCGCTACATTACCTCTGGTACGACAAAGCCGGCGGTCTGAAGGCCGACCAACAGGAAAAACTGTCCGATCTGAATTACCTGATGCTGCTGGATTCCGCCTATTACACTAATAACGACCCTTTGCGTTACGAAAAAGCGCTATTGGATCGCTGGTTTCGGCGGACATTTTCCAGCCCCGAACGACCAAAAAAATAA
- a CDS encoding RNA polymerase sigma factor has product MSKDSPGFLHKLFLQHAHEIGAFVRGRWPREPDVTDIVQETFLRLSQYPSPQSIQNPRAFLFQTAANLTVDRHRRRETRERFAAPNAEIEQVADRDLSPEHYWQAHQQLEKFSAWLDELPELRRHAFVLYRIEGCSHAEIAARLGISTRCSERYVMLAMQHISARLSADQDQDLR; this is encoded by the coding sequence ATGTCCAAAGACTCGCCGGGATTCCTGCATAAGCTGTTTCTGCAACACGCTCACGAAATAGGCGCATTCGTGCGCGGCCGCTGGCCGAGAGAACCCGACGTAACCGACATCGTGCAGGAAACCTTTCTGCGGTTGTCGCAATATCCCTCGCCGCAATCCATTCAAAATCCCAGGGCCTTCCTGTTCCAGACCGCCGCGAATCTGACCGTGGATCGCCATCGCCGCCGCGAAACCCGCGAACGCTTTGCTGCGCCAAACGCAGAGATTGAGCAGGTTGCCGACCGAGATTTATCGCCGGAGCATTACTGGCAAGCCCATCAACAACTGGAAAAATTTTCGGCATGGCTGGATGAGTTACCAGAGCTGCGCCGCCATGCCTTCGTGCTGTACCGTATCGAAGGTTGTTCGCATGCCGAAATCGCCGCCCGACTGGGGATTTCGACGCGTTGCTCGGAGCGCTATGTGATGCTGGCGATGCAGCACATCAGTGCGCGGCTTAGCGCCGATCAGGATCAGGATTTGCGGTAA
- a CDS encoding PepSY-associated TM helix domain-containing protein: MNSIAAAVPATPKMQNLQRLKTRRKFWLKAHLWLGLSLGLFLAVIGLTGSVLVFWHEIDAVLNPTLYRNTTPSNTQKSLDEILDAAKHAAPPGWASTWTQIPEEANGNYVFGFYYPNISPPPEQAQSFMLGVNPYTAEVTHKRVFYHGSNPLKHSFVGFFFKLHYALLLGETGGTLVGILGVLFLISALSGLILWWPLTGKWRRVLTIKPRASIERFNHDLHQTAGFYSLIVLLAVLVSGIYFNLPDQFRWLVERVSPLTPEAEAQTPTATASITLAAALQQARLTYPGGVPRNYDFSGGDSGLFSACFDDVPELRRYVLASRCLVFNRADGKLLQIRDAVHGSGGDLFMQWQWPLHSGKAFGWTGRILVFISGLICPLLFVTGTIRWLQKRRAKKSVARCR, encoded by the coding sequence ATGAACAGCATCGCCGCAGCAGTTCCCGCCACTCCCAAGATGCAAAACCTGCAACGCCTAAAAACCCGCCGAAAATTTTGGCTAAAAGCGCATTTATGGCTGGGCTTGAGTCTAGGCCTGTTTCTGGCGGTCATCGGCCTGACCGGGTCTGTACTGGTGTTTTGGCATGAGATCGACGCAGTACTGAATCCTACTCTTTACCGGAATACGACACCATCTAACACGCAAAAATCCCTGGACGAAATTTTAGACGCCGCCAAACACGCCGCGCCACCGGGCTGGGCCTCGACCTGGACGCAGATCCCGGAAGAAGCCAACGGCAATTATGTGTTCGGTTTTTATTACCCCAACATCAGCCCGCCGCCGGAACAAGCACAATCCTTCATGTTAGGCGTCAACCCCTATACGGCCGAAGTGACCCACAAGCGAGTGTTTTATCACGGCAGCAATCCCTTGAAGCACAGCTTCGTCGGCTTTTTCTTCAAGCTGCATTATGCACTGCTGCTGGGCGAAACCGGCGGCACTTTGGTGGGCATCCTGGGCGTGCTGTTCCTGATTTCGGCATTGAGCGGCCTGATTTTATGGTGGCCGTTGACAGGAAAATGGCGGCGGGTGCTGACTATCAAACCTAGAGCCAGCATCGAACGCTTCAATCACGACCTGCATCAAACCGCCGGTTTTTACAGCCTGATCGTGTTGTTGGCTGTGTTGGTGTCCGGCATCTATTTCAATTTGCCCGATCAATTCCGCTGGCTGGTGGAACGTGTTTCGCCGCTGACGCCGGAAGCGGAAGCCCAAACGCCGACCGCAACCGCCTCGATAACGCTGGCAGCCGCGTTGCAACAAGCCCGACTCACCTATCCGGGCGGAGTACCGCGCAATTATGATTTTTCCGGCGGCGATTCCGGCCTGTTCAGCGCCTGTTTTGACGATGTTCCGGAATTGCGCCGCTATGTGCTTGCCAGCCGTTGCCTAGTGTTCAACCGTGCGGACGGTAAACTGCTGCAAATTAGGGATGCCGTTCACGGCAGTGGCGGCGATCTGTTCATGCAATGGCAGTGGCCGCTGCATTCCGGAAAGGCGTTCGGCTGGACCGGGCGGATATTGGTGTTTATTTCCGGCCTGATTTGCCCTTTGCTGTTTGTGACCGGCACAATCCGTTGGCTGCAAAAACGACGCGCGAAAAAATCTGTCGCAAGGTGTCGTTAA
- a CDS encoding FecR family protein: protein MSDNPSCNQAQRDQAIAWLLRLRDAPANPKIQQDIADWLAADPAHQQAYRQAEAQWAWMEPFKQQSYRARDKALRYRPPTRRPAWRRRVDYGAAAAVLLGIGLALFSPQGWYGLSRSYSVGKGQRQTIALSDGSTLEMNTDTEVRVHFNRRQRHIDLVRGEAFFNVSHDAERPFTVHIGNVSLHDIGTAFDVYKQAEQVSVAVQEGVVAMEGRSERRELSAGQQLAYSHDGRFVAVPQSDITAATAWRQGQLVFRGRRLIEVMAEIGRYHDVNIRLPDPKLAELRVNGSFRTEQLDSMLNAVATLLPIKVKHLGEREIVLEPSDGQR from the coding sequence GTGTCCGATAACCCATCCTGCAACCAAGCCCAACGAGACCAAGCGATAGCCTGGCTGCTGCGCTTGCGCGACGCGCCCGCCAACCCGAAAATCCAGCAGGACATTGCCGACTGGCTAGCCGCCGACCCTGCCCATCAACAGGCTTATCGGCAAGCGGAAGCGCAATGGGCGTGGATGGAACCGTTCAAGCAGCAATCGTATCGGGCCCGCGACAAAGCGTTGCGTTACCGCCCCCCTACCCGTCGGCCGGCTTGGCGACGCCGGGTCGATTATGGCGCGGCAGCGGCCGTGTTGCTCGGCATCGGTTTGGCTTTATTTTCACCGCAGGGTTGGTATGGCCTGTCGCGAAGCTATAGCGTCGGTAAGGGGCAACGGCAAACCATCGCTTTATCGGACGGCTCCACGTTGGAAATGAATACCGACACGGAAGTGCGGGTACATTTCAATCGGCGGCAACGCCATATCGATCTGGTGCGCGGCGAGGCGTTTTTTAATGTCAGCCATGACGCCGAGCGGCCATTCACCGTACATATCGGCAACGTCAGCCTGCATGACATCGGTACCGCCTTCGATGTCTACAAACAAGCCGAGCAAGTCAGCGTTGCCGTCCAGGAAGGCGTGGTGGCAATGGAAGGCCGGAGCGAACGCCGAGAATTGAGCGCCGGCCAACAACTAGCGTATAGTCATGATGGCCGTTTCGTCGCGGTGCCGCAATCGGATATAACCGCAGCCACCGCCTGGCGGCAAGGACAACTGGTATTTCGCGGCCGGCGCTTGATCGAAGTCATGGCCGAGATCGGCCGCTATCACGACGTCAACATCCGCCTGCCCGACCCGAAACTGGCGGAATTGCGCGTCAACGGCAGCTTCCGCACCGAGCAACTGGACAGCATGTTGAATGCGGTTGCCACGCTATTGCCGATTAAAGTCAAACATCTTGGCGAACGGGAAATCGTGCTGGAACCCTCGGACGGCCAGCGTTAG